The Cellulophaga sp. RHA19 genome includes the window CATAATAATATCTTTTCTTGTTTTTACAGCTAAATCATAATTTATCTCTGGATTAGGATTAGCCATTGCAAAAACAATAGGTTTTTTAGCCATAGAAATCAACATCTCTGGAGAAACAATATCTGCTATAGATAAGCCTACAAAAACATCTGCATCTACCATTGCTTCATCTAAAGTATCTATTTTTCTGTCTGATGCAAACTCCGCTTTTTCTTTAGATAAATTGTCTCTATCAGACCTTATAACACCTTTACTATCTAGCATTACAATATTTTCATCTTTAGCTCCAAAAGCCTTATACAATCTTGTACAAGATACAGCAGCAGCACCTGCTCCACTTATTACAATACGTACTTCATCAATTTTTTTACCAGCAATTTCCAGTGCATTTAATAATGCCGCAGCAGAAATAATTGCTGTACCGTGTTGGTCATCATGCATTACAGGAATATCTAATTCCTCTTTTAATCTACGCTCAATCTCAAAAGCAGCAGGTGCACTTATATCTTCTAAATTAATACCACCAAAAGTAGGTGCTATCATCTTTACAGTTTCTACAAATTTATCTACATCTTTAGTATCAACCTCTATATCTACACCATCAATATCAGAAAATATCTTAAACAATAAGGCTTTTCCTTCCATTACTGGTTTAGATGCTTCAGGACCTATGTCTCCTAACCCTAAAACAGCTGTACCATTAGAGATTATAGCAACTAAATTACCTTTAGATGTATATTTATATGCGTTTTCTTTATCTTTTTCTATTTCTAAACAAGGCTCTGCTACGCCCGGAGAGTATGCCAATGCTAAGTCTCTTTGTGTTGCATAAGGCTTAGTAGGAACAATTTTTATTTTACCTGGTTGCGGTTTTGCGTGGTAAATTAAAGCCTCTCTTCTATTCTTCTCGTTGCTCATTGTTTCTAATTTTAAGATGCAAATTTACGGGTATCCCAGCAATTAAATTATAATATTATTCTAAAAAATCTATGTTGCGTTGTAATCCCGAAAATTTAGTACGCTTCACTGCAGATTTCTTAAACACTTTTCTAAAAACATCTTCTGTTATCTCTTCCCAGTCTTTTTTGGTCATAGATAATAAATCTGGATGCGGATTAAATAAGGGCTCATTGTGTGGTTTAGAAAACTTATTCCAAGGACATACATCTTGGCAAACATCGCAACCAAAAATCCAATCATCAAACTTACCTCTAACCTCAGCAGGAATTTCATTTTTTAATTCTATGGTAAAATAAGATATACACTTGCTACCATCCACAACATAAGGATCTACAATTGCCTGCGTAGGGCAAGCATCTATACAAGCGGTGCAGGTACCACAATGGTCTGTTACAGCACTATCGTAAGCCAATTCTATATCTACAATTAACTCTGCTATAAAATAAAAAGAACCTACTCTTTGAGTTATTAGGTTACTGTTTTTACCTATCCAACCCAAACCGCTTTTTGCCGCCCAAGCTTTGTCTAAAACAGGAGCAGAATCTACAAACGCCCTACCCTCTACCTCACCAATATTGTCGGTAATAAACTCCTGCAATGCTCTTAGTTTAGATTTTATAACGTGATGATAATCTTGACCGTAAGCATATTTAGAAATCTTTAAAGCATCATCATTTTGAGTAGCCTCTGGATAATAATTTAGCAGTAATGATATTACAGATTTAGAACCATCAACTAATTTAGTTGGATCTAGACGTTTGTCAAAATGGTTTTCCATATAAGACATTTGCCCATTCATATTTTTGTTTAACCAACTCTCTAAACGAGGAGCTTCTTCCTCTAAAAACTCAGCTTTAGAAACTCCACAAGAAATAAAACCTAGTCGTTTGGCTTCTTCTTTTATCAAAGTCGTTGCATTTTCTTTATGTACAATAGGTAACATCACATAGCAAATTTAAAGTTTTACTAGTAATAAAAAATTATTTAGTGATGCTAATACTAACAAACGCACTTGCAAAAGCAATAACTTAACAAAATACTTACATATCTTTATTGCAAAACATATAAATTGCCTATTTTACTATTTATGAGCAAGCTTTTCAATTCTAAATATTACCACAGAGATTTATCTTGGTTACGTTTTAACCATCGAGTTTTACAAGAAATTAAAGACAAAAGAAATCCGCTGTATGAGCGTATAAAATTTTTAGCAATTTTTTCTTCTAATTTAGATGAGTTTTTTAAAGTTCGTGTATCTGACATTAGACAAATAAAAGACTTAGAAAAACCACTGCGTAAAAAATTAATAACTAAACCAAACAAGGTACTTGCAGAAATTAAAAAACAAGTTAACCAACAACAACAAGAATTTGGAAGTGCTTTTTTAGATGAAATTATTCCCGATTTAAAAAAGGAAAATATTCACTTAATTAATTTTAAAGATTTTAACAAACAACAAAAACTATATGCAGAGGATTATTATAGTTCTAATTTAAAAAATACAGTAGATATACAAACTGGCCCCAGCTCTATTAAAAATTCAATTTTTGCAAAAAATGAAGCATCATACTTAGTTGCTTTAAAAGAAGAAGAACAAATAGAATTAGTTGAGATACCTGACAACCAACCACGCTTTGTTGTTTTTCCATCTACAGACCAAACATTTTACATTACTTTTTTAGATGACATTTTAAAACACAACCTCTTAAACAAAAACAGTAAAGAGTACTATGCTTTAAAAATTTCTAGAGATGCAGAACTGTATATTGAAGATGAATTCTCTGGAGATCTAATGCAAAAAATTCTTGATGCATTACCTAAAAGAAAAACAGGGCAAGCAACACGTGCACTTATAGACGCAAGCGCTCCAATTGCACTTTTAGAAGCTGTTAAAAATGCATTAGACATATACAACACAGATATTATTTTTGGCGGTGTTTATCATAATTTTAAAGATTTCTTTAGTTTCCCAAATCCAACAAAAAAGAAACTAAACAACGTAAACCTAGAGCCTATTCCCCATTCTTTGCTAACTAAATACAACTCTGTTTTTGACGCCATAGAAGCAAAAGATCAACTTATACATTATCCGTATCAATCTTTTGAGCCCGTTATAAAATTATTAGAAGAAGCTGCTGTTTCTCCAGAGGTAAAGACCATAAAAATGACTTTGTATCGTTTAGCAAAAACATCTAGGCTAAATACTGCTATTGCAAAAGCTGCAAAAGCAGGTAAAAATGTAATTATTTTTATTGAGGCAAAAGCAAGGTTTGATGAGGATAACAATTTAAGATGGGGTAAAATATTTAAAGAAAATGGTGCAAAGGTAATTTACAGCTATCCAGGAATTAAAGTACACTCTAAAATCTTATACATAGAAAAAGAGATTAAGGGCAAACTTAAAACCTATAGTTACATTGGAACAGGCAATTTTAACGAAAAAACGGCTAAGCTATATACCGACTTTGGCTTAATGACGGCAAATAGCAAAATATGTAAAGAGTTAAATCGTGTTTTTCTGGTTTTAGAAGGTGTTTTAATTGTTCCTAAAGCCAAAAAACTACTTATATCTCCTTTTACATCTAGGCATATATTTTCTACTATGGTAGAAAAAGAAATTGAATTAGCACAAGCTGGCAAAAAAGGCTTAATTGTCTTAAAAATGAACAGCCTTGAAGATAAAAAAATGATTCAACTACTTTACAAAGCCAGCAATGCTGGTGTACAAATACGGTTGTTAATTCGCGGGATTTGTTGTTTAGTTCCTGGCATAAAGGGCCAGAGCGAGAACATTACAATTACCAGTATTTTAGACAGATATTTAGAGCATGGGCGAGTTTACCTTTTTGGAAATAACGGAGACGAAAAACTTTTTATTGGATCTGCAGATTGGATGACGCGCAACCTATCTCACAGAATAGAAGTAATTACCCCTATAAAGGATAAAGAGAATTTTAAAATAGTAAAAGACATTTTAAATATTCAGCTATCAGACAATGTAAAAGCAAGAATTATAGACGCTGATCAAAAAAATAATTATGTTACAAACAATAACACCATAGTACAATCTCAGCTAGCTACTTACAACTATTTTAAAAATCAATAAGTCATCTTTTTCTTATAATAGTTTTATTTTTTATTAGGTCTTATCATAATTTATTTAATACATTTGTTATGTAAACTTTAGGGGTGTTCTTTTTAAGAACTGAGAAATACCCTTTGAACCTGATGCTGTTAGTACAGCCGAAGGGAAAAGTTGAATTCTTTTTATGATTTCTATCTTTTAGTGTTTTTTCCGTTTCTGGAGAATGCATTTTCACACACAGTTTACGATTTAGTTGGATTTTTTAACGCTATAACCTAGCACTTAAAATGTATCGTTATGATACCCATAAACGTAAATAACAAAGAGCACTTAATTCCTAGAGAAACTAATGTGTCTCAACTAATAAAAACTCTAGAAATAACCATTTTTGGTGTTGCCATTGCCATTAACGGCGGTGTAATACCAAAAAGCAGCTGGAGTTCTACCATTTTACAACCCCATGACAATGTATTACTAATACGTCCTGCTCAAGGAGGGTAACCTAAAAACTTAAAAGATTTATAATGAAAAAGAAAGACACCGCACCTAAGCAAAACGGTATTACAAGACAACCATTTCCTAGTTCTAAAAAAGTATATGTTTCTGGTAAATTACATCCAGAAATTAAAGTTGCAATGCGAGAAATTGCATTAAGCGATACTGTAGACTCTATGACCAAAAAGAAAACACCTAATGAACCCGTAACGGTTTATGATACTTCTGGTCCTTATACAGATCCAAACAAAGAAATTGATATACACAGCGGTATAGAACGTATTAGAGAACCTTGGATTAAAAAGCGTGGAGATGTAGAAGAGTTAGCTTCGTTTTCTTCAGAATATTGTAACGAGCGTTTAAACGATGCTAGTTTAGACCATATGCGTTTTAAACTTTTAAAAAAACCGCTACGCGCAAAAAAAGGACAAAACGTAACACAATTACACTACGCAAAAAAAGGAATTATTACTCCAGAAATGGAGTACATAGCTATTCGTGAAAACCAACGAATAGATGAAATGACCGAAATAAGAAAACAACACAAAGGCGAACATTTTGGTGCTAATATTCCAGAAAAAATTACTCCAGAATTTGTACGTAGTGAAGTTGCTAGAGGTCGTGCAATTATACCATCAAACATAAATCATCCAGAAGCAGAACCTATGATTTTAGGTCGTAACTTCTTGGTTAAAATAAACGCAAATATTGGTAACTCTGCAGTAACTTCATCTATAGAAGAAGAAGTAGAAAAAGCAGTTTGGGCTTGCCGCTGGGGAGCAGATAATATCATGGATTTATCTACCGGAGAAAACATTCATGAAACTCGTGAGTGGATCATACGTAACTCACCAGTACCAGTAGGCACCGTACCAATTTACCAAGCTTTAGAAAAAGTAAACGGTGTTGCCGAGGATTTAACTTGGGAAATTTTTAGAGACACTTTAATAGAACAAGCAGAACAAGGTGTAGATTATTTTACCATTCACGCAGGTGTTTTATTACGCTACGTACCAATGACTGCAAAACGTGTTACAGGCATAGTTTCTCGTGGTGGTTCTATTATGGCAAAATGGTGTTTAGCTCACCATAAAGAAAGTTTTTTATATACTCATTTTGAGGATATTTGCGAAATATTAAAACAATACGATGTTTCTTTTTCATTAGGAGACGGCTTACGTCCTGGCTCTGTAGCAGATGCTAATGACGAAGCACAATTTGCAGAATTAGAAACACTAGGAGAATTAACTCAGATTGCTCGCAAGCATGAAGTACAGTGTTTTATAGAGGGTCCAGGTCACGTGCCAATGCACATGATTAAAGAAAATATGGAAAAACAAATTGAAGTTTGTGACGAAGCTCCTTTTTACACCTTAGGCCCTTTAACTACAGATATTGCTCCAGGTTACGACCATATTACATCTGGTATTGGTGCTGCAATGATTGGCTGGTACGGCTGCGCAATGCTGTGCTACGTTACACCAAAAGAGCATTTAGGCTTACCAAATAAAGAAGATGTGCGCGTAGGTGTTATCACCTATAAATTAGCGGCTCATGCTGCAGATTTAGCCAAAGGTCATCCGGGTTCTCAGCACAGAGA containing:
- the thiC gene encoding phosphomethylpyrimidine synthase ThiC is translated as MKKKDTAPKQNGITRQPFPSSKKVYVSGKLHPEIKVAMREIALSDTVDSMTKKKTPNEPVTVYDTSGPYTDPNKEIDIHSGIERIREPWIKKRGDVEELASFSSEYCNERLNDASLDHMRFKLLKKPLRAKKGQNVTQLHYAKKGIITPEMEYIAIRENQRIDEMTEIRKQHKGEHFGANIPEKITPEFVRSEVARGRAIIPSNINHPEAEPMILGRNFLVKINANIGNSAVTSSIEEEVEKAVWACRWGADNIMDLSTGENIHETREWIIRNSPVPVGTVPIYQALEKVNGVAEDLTWEIFRDTLIEQAEQGVDYFTIHAGVLLRYVPMTAKRVTGIVSRGGSIMAKWCLAHHKESFLYTHFEDICEILKQYDVSFSLGDGLRPGSVADANDEAQFAELETLGELTQIARKHEVQCFIEGPGHVPMHMIKENMEKQIEVCDEAPFYTLGPLTTDIAPGYDHITSGIGAAMIGWYGCAMLCYVTPKEHLGLPNKEDVRVGVITYKLAAHAADLAKGHPGSQHRDNALSMARFEFRWEDQFNLGLDPERAREYHDETLPAAGAKVAHFCSMCGPKFCSMKISQEVRDFAAENKIADDNEVIAKGMEEKSKEFKEKGSEVYL
- the ppk1 gene encoding polyphosphate kinase 1, translated to MSKLFNSKYYHRDLSWLRFNHRVLQEIKDKRNPLYERIKFLAIFSSNLDEFFKVRVSDIRQIKDLEKPLRKKLITKPNKVLAEIKKQVNQQQQEFGSAFLDEIIPDLKKENIHLINFKDFNKQQKLYAEDYYSSNLKNTVDIQTGPSSIKNSIFAKNEASYLVALKEEEQIELVEIPDNQPRFVVFPSTDQTFYITFLDDILKHNLLNKNSKEYYALKISRDAELYIEDEFSGDLMQKILDALPKRKTGQATRALIDASAPIALLEAVKNALDIYNTDIIFGGVYHNFKDFFSFPNPTKKKLNNVNLEPIPHSLLTKYNSVFDAIEAKDQLIHYPYQSFEPVIKLLEEAAVSPEVKTIKMTLYRLAKTSRLNTAIAKAAKAGKNVIIFIEAKARFDEDNNLRWGKIFKENGAKVIYSYPGIKVHSKILYIEKEIKGKLKTYSYIGTGNFNEKTAKLYTDFGLMTANSKICKELNRVFLVLEGVLIVPKAKKLLISPFTSRHIFSTMVEKEIELAQAGKKGLIVLKMNSLEDKKMIQLLYKASNAGVQIRLLIRGICCLVPGIKGQSENITITSILDRYLEHGRVYLFGNNGDEKLFIGSADWMTRNLSHRIEVITPIKDKENFKIVKDILNIQLSDNVKARIIDADQKNNYVTNNNTIVQSQLATYNYFKNQ
- the queG gene encoding tRNA epoxyqueuosine(34) reductase QueG, translating into MLPIVHKENATTLIKEEAKRLGFISCGVSKAEFLEEEAPRLESWLNKNMNGQMSYMENHFDKRLDPTKLVDGSKSVISLLLNYYPEATQNDDALKISKYAYGQDYHHVIKSKLRALQEFITDNIGEVEGRAFVDSAPVLDKAWAAKSGLGWIGKNSNLITQRVGSFYFIAELIVDIELAYDSAVTDHCGTCTACIDACPTQAIVDPYVVDGSKCISYFTIELKNEIPAEVRGKFDDWIFGCDVCQDVCPWNKFSKPHNEPLFNPHPDLLSMTKKDWEEITEDVFRKVFKKSAVKRTKFSGLQRNIDFLE
- the thiS gene encoding sulfur carrier protein ThiS translates to MIPINVNNKEHLIPRETNVSQLIKTLEITIFGVAIAINGGVIPKSSWSSTILQPHDNVLLIRPAQGG